Proteins co-encoded in one Medicago truncatula cultivar Jemalong A17 chromosome 8, MtrunA17r5.0-ANR, whole genome shotgun sequence genomic window:
- the LOC120577294 gene encoding protein PAT1 homolog 1, with protein sequence MDVFNAAGVDSLVASNNQDLNLLGNLTKDGALFDASQYAFFGKDVAEEVELGGLDDVNDYIPSVTFNEEEFFHNEEEMDDVRSLSDIDDLTTTFSKLNKIVSGPKSAGVIGDRVSRENSSASEWSQRDDVPYWVDEGSQDGKRWSSHPHSSVAHMQESKPLYRTSSYPEQQRQLQHQLQHRSSEPVPNWFDQQLYDSETADADRRWSSHPHSSISHLEGPMPLHRTSSYPDKQQELHRFLSEPIWAPKSSFTSYPPPGGRSQQSSPNYSTGQLNIPYAGGAHMALSSQNRSHLFNSASHLGGPKYEPHLNGNLAQFNTGSPLNNRIQNQWVNQTGLYLGDNSNLLNNMLQQQLYHHNGSVSPHLLPQLQQQQHRLHYPVQASAGLMSGLQPHLFNHHLPSGSSIVRENRQKPTRKHRVSQQGSNASSQKSESCSIQFRSKYMSSEEIESILKMQLAAVTHFNDPYIDDYYHQASLAKKPSGAKFKFSFCPTKMKDLSSRARANTEPHRFLQVDTIGRISYLPIRQPRPLLEVDPPNSSASGGSERIISEKSLEQEPLFAARITIEDGLCLLLDVDDIDRFLKCNLLQDGGTQFTRRRNVLLEGLATSLHLVDPLGKNGHKAGLTAKDDLVFLRLASISKGRKLLAKYLRLLDPGSELVRIVCMAIFRHLRFLFGSIPSDSAAAETASDLAMVICQCIEGMDLGSLGACLAAVVCSSEPPPLRPLGSPAGDGASLLLVSVLESATELLTDSQVASNKKLGNRSFWQGSFDEFFDLLTKYCMNKYQSIMQSLVIQGEQNVAAIGSDAAKVVSKEMPVELLRASLPHTNDRQRKLLLDFAQRSSPVAGFNSYAGSSSSSRVNSETVLS encoded by the exons ATGGACGTGTTTAATGCTGCTGGTGTTGATTCTCTTGTTGCTTCCAACAACCAAGATCTTAATCTTTTGGGAAATCTTACTAAAG ATGGTGCATTATTTGATGCTTCACAATATGCATTCTTTGGTAAAGATGTTGCCGAGGAAGTTGAGTTGGGGGGATTAGATGATGTTAATGATTATATCCCTTCTGTTACGTTCAACGAGGAGGAGTTTTTTCACAATGAAGAAGAG ATGGATGATGTAAGGTCTCTTTCTGATATTGATGATCTCACAACCACTTTTTCGAAG TTGAACAAAATTGTTAGTGGACCAAAAAGTGCAGGAGTTATCGGTGATCGGGTATCAAGAGAAA aTTCCTCTGCTTCTGAATGGTCACAGAGGGATGATGTTCCCTACTGGGTTGACGAAGGTTCTCAGGATGGCAAACGATGGTCTTCACATCCACATTCTTCTGTTGCTCATATGCAAGAATCAAAGCCCTTATACAGAACGTCTTCCTATCCTGAGCAGCAACGGCAGCTGCAACACCAACTCCAACATCGCTCTAGTGAACCTGTTCCTAACTGGTTTGATCAACAGTTGTATGATAGTGAAACTGCTGATGCTGACAGGAGATGGTCGTCGCATCCACATTCCTCCATTTCACACCTAGAAGGACCGATGCCCTTGCATAGAACATCTTCATATCCTGATAAGCAACAAGAGCTTCATCGTTTTTTGAGTGAACCAATTTGGGCACCAAAGTCTTCATTTACTTCTTATCCTCCCCCTGGGGGTAGGTCTCAACAATCTTCTCCAAATTACAGTACAGGCCAGTTGAACATTCCTTATGCTGGGGGAGCTCACATGGCATTGTCATCACAAAATCGCTCTCATCTATTCAATTCTGCATCACACTTGGGTGGACCAAAATATGAGCCACATCTTAATGGAAACTTGGCCCAATTTAATACTGGCTCCCCTCTCAATAATCGAATCCAGAATCAGTGGGTCAACCAAACAGGGTTGTATCTTGGAGATAATTCAAACCTTCTGAATAATATGTTGCAGCAGCAACTATACCATCATAATGGATCAGTGTCTCCTCACTTACTGCCTCAGTTGCAGCAACAGCAGCACAGATTGCATTATCCTGTTCAGGCGTCAGCAGGCTTAATGTCAGGTTTACAGCCACATTTATTTAATCACCATCTTCCGTCTGGATCATCCATTGTTAGAGAGAATAGACAAAAACCAACCCGTAAACATCGGGTCTCTCAACAGGGTTCTAATGCCAGTAGCCAGAAAAGCGAAAGTTGTTCAATACAGTTCAGGTCCAAGTATATGTCTAGCGAAGAAATTGAGAGTATTCTTAAAATGCAGCTTGCTGCTGTTACTCATTTTAATGACCCCTATATTGATGACTATTATCACCAAGCTTCTCTTGCAAAAAAACCCTCTGgggctaaatttaaattttcattttgccCAACCAAAATGAAGGATCTTTCTTCACGAGCCCGTGCCAATACTGAGCCACACAGGTTTCTTCAGGTTGATACTATAGGGAGGATTTCATACTTGCCCATTCGTCAGCCTCGCCCTCTTCTTGAAGTTGATCCTCCAAACTCCTCTGCCAGTGGTGGCTCTGAGCGAATTATTTCAGAGAAGTCCCTTGAGCAGGAGCCATTGTTTGCAGCCAGAATCACTATTGAGGATGGTCTCTGTCTTCTCCTCGATGTAGATGATATTGATCGTTTCCTTAAGTGCAATCTTCTACAAGATGGTGGAACACAATTCACAAGAAGAAGGAATGTCCTTTTGGAAGGACTAGCAACATCACTTCATCTCGTGGACCCACTTGGAAAGAATGGACACAAAGCTGGTCTTACTGCCAAGGATGACCTTGTCTTCTTACGACTAGCATCTATTTCCAAGGGACGGAAGCTCCTAGCGAAGTATCTTCGGTTGCTTGATCCTGGTAGTGAGCTTGTGCGGATTGTCTGCATGGCTATATTTCGtcatttaagatttttattCGGTAGTATCCCCTCTGATTCAGCAGCAGCAGAGACTGCCAGTGATCTTGCTATGGTTATTTGTCAGTGTATTGAAGGAATGGATCTTGGTTCTCTTGGTGCTTGTCTGGCAGCAGTGGTTTGTTCCTCAGAGCCTCCTCCTCTGCGTCCCCTTGGAAGTCCTGCTGGAGATGGTGCTTCCCTTCTTTTAGTATCTGTTCTCGAGAGCGCTACTGAACTTCTAACTGATTCTCAAGTtgcttcaaacaaaaaattgggCAATCGTTCATTTTGGCAGGGCtcatttgatgaattttttgatCTTCTCACGAAGTATTGTATGAATAAGTACCAGAGTATAATGCAGTCACTTGTTATACAAGGGGAACAAAATGTGGCTGCAATTGGATCAGATGCTGCTAAAGTAGTTAGTAAGGAAATGCCTGTTGAGCTCTTACGTGCAAGTCTTCCTCACACCAACGACCGGCAGAGAAAGTTATTACTAGATTTTGCTCAGCGCTCTTCGCCTGTGGCTGGATTTAACAGCTATGCTGGGAGCAGTAGTAGTAGTCGTGTGAACTCGGAGACAGTGCTTAGTTGA